The window TAGCTGGCGCCGTAAGCGGTCTCGTCCCAGCTGTATCCGGCCCGCTTTACTGCAGTTCCCGAGGCCGGCTTGCTTATTAACATCAGGGATTCGGAGAAAGCTTCGTAATTCTGCCAGTAAACCCACAAAGAGTCTCCGGAGATCGGGTCGGGTCCTATGGTGTCTATCACCGCCGGTCCAAAGGCCACGCCCCGGATGCGGAGCATCGGAGTTCCGCCCCAGGAAACGTTTGGCGCCCGGAAGAAGTTGTTTACGGTGGTGGACCTATTGAAACCGTAAACCGAGTCCTGCAGGGAGATCCAAAGCTGGCCTGAGTTGTCAATGTCTATACCGCCGGCATATTTGGTGGCCACATGGACCGAACCACGGTTATTGATGGAACGGATGGTATCGGCCGGAAGCAAGGGATTGTTGGTGGTGTTTTTGCCGACCGCATAAAGCCGGGAGGAAAAAGTGGCATGGTCCAGGTTGGCGTTGCTGACGAACACGGTGTCTGCTAATACCGCCACCGAGCTGGGCATTATCCGCCAGTCCCAAGTGGTTCCGCCCACCCGAAGGTTCTGGAAGTCGTAGGTCTTGACCACCACCAGGCCGCTGATCCTCTGGGTGAAATAGCTGATGGTATTATAGGCGGGAGTGGTGCTACGGAATGCGACCGCAAAGGTTATGTCGAAGAACTTGGGGGCGTCCTTGTTGATGGCCACCGCAAAGGACAGACTCTGGCCGCTGCCGTTGGCAACTATGGCTCCGCCGCCTACCGCTTTCCAGCCGGGGTTGGTAACTGTGGCCCACTGTTCCCCGTCCACTACATACAATGAACAGGCCGCGCCGGCTGTGATAGCCACGCCGGTATTGCGCAGGGTAACTTTAACCGAGTCGTATTCCCAGGGATCGAATATGGAATTGTTGTTGTTGGCGGTATAAAGCAGAACCGGATCCAACACCACCGATGACTGGTAGCCCACCAGCGGAGTAGCGGCCGCCAGGCCGGTCCGAGCCACTTTAAATGTCATGGTGGGTCCTTCATCGGAGACGTCGTATATCCAGGGACCGTTACCGCCGCCGTTGCCGGTGCCGCGGTTGGTCTTACAGTTGGGGATGGTCAACGAGTCTATGGCGTTCTCGGCATATCCTCCGGGGCTTACATCCTGAGCCGAATAGGCGGCATTTGCGCACTGGCGCGGAAAAAGACTGTCACCTGCGGCATAGGCGGTGTTGGGATTGATGCCGGGCTGTTCCACCCAGGAATAATAGTATTTTACAGTAGGCGGACCGTCGTTAAAACGCGAGCCTCCGCCCATCCGGGTATCCAAGTGGGTAACGATGATTCCATTCTCGGGCAAGCCCTCTTCGTAGGGTGGGGTGCGGTTCCGCAGTTCCACCAGGAACACCTGGGCGGAATCACGGAAGGCATTGTTGCGGACGCGCCACAACCGGATACCGCTGGTAACATGGCCCCGGCGGGCCTCTCCGGCGGAATCAAGTGCGCAGATGGTGTACTGGCCGTCGCCGCGGTAAAGGCTGGAGATGGAATCGGTGTTGCCCACAGCACCGGCGGTCAACCAGCCGTCCACGCCGGTCTCAATGTGGCCGTCCACGTCATACTGCAGGTGGCCGCCGGGGAAGGCCGGCTTGTCGCCGCCCAGGTTGCCGTTGTAGGAGCCGTTGTCCATCAAGGACCATTCGCCCCAGGGGGTGCCGGAATAACCGTAGTCGTAAAGGTCCGGTCCGCCTATCTGGTGGAACATCTCATGGCAGAACACGCCCAGTTGGCCGTTCTGGGGGCAGGCGATCAGCTCGGTTATGGTGACGCCATCGCGGGTGCCGAAACTGCCGGTCATGGACATCGACCAGATGTCTTTGGTATCGCTGGATTCTTCCTGCCCCGGACCTGGGTGGACCAGGATCAGGCCGTCGGCCACTCCGTTGTTGTCGTTGTCGTAATCAACCGTGGCATCGGCGCCGTTCAGGGCCGGTGTATAATAGGTGGAGGACGGGGCGTCAGCACTGACGCTGGCCAGTCTGGTGATGCCGGTGGCCACTACTGCGGAAACCGAACCGAACCACCAGCATTTGTTCATGGTGAAATCTTTGTAGAAGTTGCTCATGGAGCCTACTATTGAAGAGTCTGGCACATAGGGGGAAATTGAGTCGCCGTAGGCCAGGAAGTTGAACCAGTTGGTGAGCGCCAAATTGTGATTGTTGGCGGCAGTATGGTCATACGGAAATGGGGTGTAGGGGTTTTGGCCGGCCTTTTCGGTTCCGGCGTACCAGGCAAAGGTGCTGTCCGAGAAGTCTCCCAGCACCACGTTCATATACTGTCTTCCGCTGGCGGCCTTGGCGGCAGAAAGCTTGGTCTGGTCCTTTCCATACAGGAAGTCAGTGGACATTTTGTGGCGTTTTTCCACCGAGAAGTTGATGACCTTGCCGGCGTTCTGGGGCAGGGCCTGCACCGCATCGGCGCTGGGTCTTAAATGCAGAGCGTAGTCGCAGGCGCTTTTACCGACCACCAGATTGGTGGCTACCAATAAGCCATTCTCCTGCTTGGCATAGGTCCAATAGCCTTTTTCATTCTGCACAATGGAGTAACCATCAGCCGTTTCGGCAAAATGGAAGTGCTCATCGCCCTTTAACGTAGCTTGAAATTTGCTTCCGTCGGGCTGGGTGAGTGTACGCGGCCGGGGATTGGCTGGAATGGCAAAGGCATTGGCTGCCAAAACCACTAAAGCCAGAACCACTAACCATTTGGACATGCTCTTCATGTTTTTCTCCTGTTTATGAATTAGTTTGTATTTATGATTTCTGTTTTACTTAAATATGCAATTAATATACCAAACCTCAAATAGAATAATACATGTTTTCTAAGCTATTGATTTGTTTGCAGTTAGTTATACAGCAATTTTTAATAAAGACATTGTTTATACTATAATAATTCATCAAAAATGCAATATTTTACCGTTTGTTTTGTGACATTATTGATTTGCAATGATTTACTGAGATGTATTTTTTGCACTTTGCGCTAAAATGATGTAAAATTTAACTACATAGCCACGACCTTAAGGTCGTGGCTATGTAGACCATTAGTGAAAAATTTATAGGGCAATTGTTGAATTGCTCCTAAATAACCCCCGTTAAATAACCTTGAAATAAATCCGCGTCAATCCGCGTCCCGGTTCTCGCTATTTCGCTCCCAGCGCCTTTTTGTCCTCCTCGGCCTTGATCTCCTCTTCTATCCTTCTGGTCAGCTCCGGCAGCATTCCAGCCTCCACCATCTTGTCAAATATCTCCAGCGACCGGTCGTAGTGGGCCAGGGCCTCCTGGTTGGCATAGACCTTTTTGGCCTTGTCCCCGGCCTCCACCGAATAGAAGAAGGCCGGCTCCCAGTTGTTGGCGTGATAGTAATGGTGGGCCAGCAGGCCGAAGGCTTCCTCGATCTTGTCCTGGTGGATCTCCTCCAGCTGGTCGCCGATGGTGTTGTGCAGCTCGCGCCGCTTGGCAAAGGGCAGGCTGTCGTAGGCCACTTCCTGGGTCATGATGTGCTTGAAAAGGTAGGCGTCATCGCCTTCCATCAGCACCAGGTCAAAGCGGTTGAGGTCGGCCAGCACCGTCTTGATCTGCTCCTTTTTGGGGTAGATGCCGGACAGCAGGTTAAAGTTGAACTCCCGCCCGATCACCGAAGCGAACTGCAGCACCTCCTTGGTTTCGTAGCTTAAGCGGTCCACCCGGCTCTTGATGACCCCCTGGACGGTGTCGGGGATGTTGACGTTGCGGACCTCGGAATCTATCACCTGCCACTTGCCGTCTTTTTCGTCCACCACCTTCTGCTCGATCAGCGACTTTACCACTTCTTCCACGAAGAAAGGGTTGCCCTGGGATTTTTTAAGGATCAGGGCCTCCAGCTCCGGCGGCATCCCTTCGATGGCCAAAAGCGACCGCACTAATTCCAAACTCTCCTCCGGGGTCAGTTCTTTCAAGCTGATTCCGTGGTGGTAATCCTTGGCGGCAAATTCGTGCTGGGTCTCCAGCGGCCGGTAGACCAGGCACAATAGAATTGCCTTATCACCGATGTTGCGGGCCAGATAATTTAGCAGTTCCATGGAAGCGCTGTCGGCCCAATGCAGATCCTCCAATATCAGCATCAGCGGTTCCTGGGAGGCGCCCCATCCGGCCAGATCCAGCACCAGGTCAAACAACCTCTGCTGGCGCAGCTTGGCGTCCAGCGATTTGGTGAGCTGGGTCTCGGGCATCTGGACCCCGGTGACCTCGCCCAGGATGGGGGCCCAATCCTTAAGCTGGGGATCTATTATGGCCAGGGCCTTTTCAATTTTCTGGGCCTTCTGCTCCGGGCTGTCGGTCTTTTTAAGCCCCAGGTAGGCCTCCAGCAGTTCGGACCAGGGCAGGTAACTGATAGCCTGGCCGTAAGACTGGCAGCTGCCGCCGAACAGGCTGTAGCCGTGCTCCATCCAGCGGCTGGTGAGATCGCGGGTCAGGCGCGACTTGCCGATGCCGGCTTCGCCCACTATGGAAACTATCTGGCCTTTGCCCAAAAGCGTCTTATCGACAGCCTGGTTCAAAAGCTCCCGTTCCTGGTTGCGACCCACTATGGCTTTGGACTCGGAGATCCACTTGGCGAATATGTCGTCGCCGCCCTCCTTTTTTCCGGTGACCTTGAAGATGCTGATGGGATGGACCTTGCCCTTGAACTGGCGCTCGCCCAACGGGTCGGCCGTAAATTTGTTCTTGCACTTGCGGTGAGTGGCCTCGGTCACCAGCAGTTCCTCTTCGCTGGCCGAGGCCATCAGCCGGGCGGCCAGGTTCACCTCGTCGCCCATGGCGGTGTATTCCCGGCGGACCGCCGAGCCCACCGTCCCGGCAAACACATAGCCCGAGTTGATCCCGAATTTCTGGTGCATTCCGCTGTAGGAGAATTCCTGGTGCGAAAGCATCTCCAGCCCGCACAGGGCGGCCCGGATCTCGTCGTCCTCGTGGGACTGGGGAGCGCCGAACAGGATCAAAGCCCGCTGGCCGTTCTGTCCGGAATCTATTTTATTGATGTGACCGTCGTATGATTTCACCGTCTGCTGCAGCACCTGGTAATAGTTCTGCAGTTTGGCCACCGCGCTGGCGTCGTTGTCAAAATCCAGGCCGGAGAAACTGAGGAACAGAACGGTGGCCCTGGTATGCTCCCCGCTCTGGGCTCCGGACTTGTGGTCGGTGATCAGCCGCTGGAAAAGCCAGGGCGGCAGGAAAGCCGCCAAATCCTGGATCTTCCGGGCCAAAGTTTCCGGGTTCTGTTCGCCGCCGTCCTGCTGTTCGTGCCCGGCCGGGGATTGGCCGGTCAGTTCCTGCAGATGGAAAGAATCTTCGGCCTTCTTTTCGGTCCTGACCGAACCGGCTAAAGCCTGCTGCATCTCTTTGGATATCAGTATCTGGCCCGCCTCGGCCTCGTCCTCCAGCCGGGCGGCAGTGGCGGCCGATTGGCCGGCCAGCAGGTACTGCAGACCGTCGGCCTGGTTGCCCACCTGACAGGCGGTGAAGCTTCCGGTATGCAGGGCCAGGTGCAACCCCACCGGGAACGAGCCGATGGAGGTCTTGACCTCGGCGAAATTCTTGACGAACTCGGCCATCTCCCAAGCGGCCTGGGCGGACCGGCGTTCCTTGCCGGCGGATTCGCCCGGAAGGGGTTCAAAGATGACGGTGATGGAATCTCCGCCGAAGCGGACCAGGTCGCCCCCGTATTTAAGGGTGATCTTGATAAGCGGCGAAAAATAGCTGTTGATGATGTTGGTGACCTCTTCGGCCCCCTCCTTGCCGGTGCGGGACAGCCTCTCCGACAAAGTGGTGAACCCGGAGACGTCGGCCAGCAGGATGGCGGCGGAAAGCTTTTCTCCCTTGCCCAGTCCCTGCAGCCTGCCATGCAGGCCCCGGGGGAGATAGGGGGACAAGGATCCAAACAGTTTTTTCAGTTTTTCGGTGGCCTGCTTGGCTTCTTCGCCCGAAAGCTTTCCGCCCTCAAGCTTTTCTGCCAAAGGCTGTCCCAGATATCTTACCAGGCTGGCTTCAAGTTTCATTTATCGGAATCTCCCCCAAAATAATTTGTTTGATTTCTATTGTATCAATTAAAATCCAAAATTACAAGCATTTTTGGAAAAAATATGCAAGGCTGGCTGTGACGAAGGATCAGCCATCAAATATCTTGACATAACGGCCCATTAATGGTTATAATTATATGATAAGTGCGCCCGTAGCCCAACTGGATAGAGCAACGGACTACGAATCCGTAGGTTAGAGGTTCGAATCCTCTCGGGCGCACCAGTTATGAAAAAAACACCTTTGGCCGTATTGTGCCAAAGGTGTTTTTTCATATGGGTCGGATCAAATAAATATCATAGATGATGAATCTTAGTCACAAAAACAGCGTTACCGAATCCTACCGGCGCGGGAGTTATATAAGCAGGCCGCGGTTTGACCTTGTAACCCGGAAATGATTCGAACCCCTCGGTCCGGTCGGTCACACTGATATCGACCGGGCAGTGTTTTTTCAATAGAACGGATATTACAACGCCGGTTACCGGGGGTTTATAACAGTCTATGGACCAGGCTGTGGGCGCAGCGGATTGATTGCCGGTATTGACGCGGACTGTTTTCCCGTCAATGGTGCATTCCAGCAATTCTGCCTCCTGGTTGATTGATACATATATTACCAAGGCCTGGCGTACGGTCTTTATCCGGAAGCTGAGCCGGCGGAAACCTAACGTGTCCCTGTCTTCAAGAACTTTCATCTCCGGGGCAGGCAGGGGAAAGACCGGAGCCGGGGCTGCCAGAAATTCCCTGGCCCTGACAGCTGGCAGATAGTTTTCGATCCGTCTTCGGCCCGGTTGCGGACCAAAGAATTCTATTGTCCACTCATCTGGCTTTTGATCGGAACTGGCCCAGATCGCCGAGGAACTGTCGGCGTTAAGGCAGTAGAAAAGGACATCCTCCCTGGGAAAATCCTTTTCAGCATTCAGGCGAAAGCATTCCAGCCCCGTCAGAATCAAGAACAGTACGAACAGAGATACCCCAAAAATCATGCTTCTTTTTTTACTGACCATCAGAACCATTTGAACCAGCGGCCCGGAAAAGAGAATGGCCGGAACTATCAGCAACCCGGCAAGCTCCAGAGTCATGGCCGTAAAGACCAGGTACAGGGCAGGCGCTGCCAGGACCAAGGCCGGCCCGGCCCAAAGGGCAAAGGCTGCAGTGATTGAGGTTTCTATGGGAATGGACCTCGACTCAAGCATCATCAGGCTCAGCCCGGCCAGCCCGCCCAGCAGGGGCCAGGCAAAAAGATAGCTGGCCCCCGGGGCCCACAGGCTGGCCGCCGCCAGGAACAACATGATCCAAAATAACCATCCGGCCATCAGGTTTTTCAGCCCGGTCTTTCCGGCGGCCCATCTCTGCACTAAAGCGGTTAGTGAAAGTCCCAGCAGGACAATGGCTGCGGAAAGCGGTTTGTTCCAGAACAATTTTAAACTGCCGGGCTGGATTCCCTTCAGTAATTGCCACAAAAAATGCGCCGCGACAGATGCCACTATAATGCTCAAGAGTGCTGCCAGAGATCCTCCCAATACCCCTTTAATTGATAATGTTTTTTTCATCACTCCCCATATCAGCAGCAGGAAAAACAAGAGGATAATGCAGACTACCAATAGCGTGGCCGCCTGCCGGGAATAGACCGCTAAACCGTACCAGGGCAGACTGAAAAAAACCGCATCACTCTGAAGCCGGAGACGGCTTAGGTCTTCGTCCCCCTGGCTGCGGACCAATCCCAAGGCATAATCGCCGTGATGCTGGAGACTGCGGTTATCCAGGCTGCCGGGGGTATCGAACATGTTGCTGTAGGCATAGGCCCCGTCGATGAAGGCAAAATTATAACCCGGACAAACGGCCTCTTTAAAAACATTAAAATCAGTGATGTTCCCCATCACCCGGTAAATCTCCTGTGAGAACGAATAGGCCAGGGGCCGCTTTACCGCCTTAGAGAATTCCTTTGCCAAGAGAAGATCGTTGCCGCAGGTTTGAAACATTATGGCCGGTCCGGTTACTCCCCTGGCCTCAAAATTCATGACCATTCCGATATTTTTGGCCCAAGGATGCTCCGAAATGAAAGCCCTGGCCCCCAAAAGGTCGGTCTCTTCACCGTCGCTGAAAAGAAAGATCACATCGTTCTTAAACCGGCGATCCAGGGACAGGGCCCGGGCCGTTTCCAGCAACGCAGCCACCGCTGCGCCATTGTCGCCGGCCCCGCAGGTGGTGGGTTCGGAATCGTAATGGGCCACCAGGACTATCGATCCGCCCCCGTTGGTGCCTTTTATCCTTCCGGCGATGTTGACCACTCTACCGGACACAGTTACCCTGCCTTCCGGGGAGAATGCCGTAGAGGTTTCCTGCCGCCTGGTCTCGATCCCCAGTAGCTTCAGTTCGGCCGTTATATACTCGGCCGTCAGGCTGTGTCCGGCCGATCCAATCGGCCGGGGGCTTTGGGATATGGCTTCCACATGCCTTAAGGCCCGGCCGGCCGAAAACAAGTCCGGGGCGGCGTTATCAGAAAGAGCTGGCGGGGGAGCCAAAGGAACCATCCCTATCCACAGGAAACCGGCGGCAATTATGAACATTGCGGCCACGGCCCGCAGGCGCCCGGCAGCTTTAGTAAAAAGGCTGGTTTTGCTTGAGGCTTTTTTCATTTGATCTAATTCCTGCCTATAAGTTCGTTGATATCCATTACCGTGACGGCATCGGGAAAGCCCGGGCTGCCGGCGCAAATTGAAAGTTTGTACCCTGGGTCAATTTTGTATTGCCTGAAATGCCAGGTTCCCGCCGCTGCCTGACACTTGAGGGATATGGCAGCGTGAGGGGACTTTTTTATTGTGAACGAACCCAGCGGCACCGAAAGACCCTTTCCCAGCGCTTTGATATAGCTTTCCTTAAGGGTCCACAGGTCGTAAAAATAAGCAATCCGTTCACCGGGTGATTTTCCCGTCAGGTCCCGGTGTTCTTGCTCGGAAAAATATCTTTGGGCTATGTCCAGGTCTATCTCCCGGATCTCTTCGATATCTATTCCCACCGGTTGCTTATCGAAGACCGCCGCCACCCATATCCCCGAATGCGTAAGGTTGAAGTGCAGACCTTCTGTGGTCAAAAGATACGGTTTTCCATATTCGCTTTTCCCAAATGCCAGTTGTTCCGGAGAAAGGCGGAGTTTATCGCCCAGTACGGCATTCCTCAACAAAATTGACACTAGGGCCCTTTCGGCATCCGCGCTCTGCCGGAAGGAACCTATGCGTTTGCTTTCCTCCCTGCTGGTTTTGGCCAGCAACTCCCGGAACAAGGGGTCAGGTATGGGTTCCGTGATTTTTACCGCCCAGATTTCCATTGCCCACCTATCTTTATACATTATTTTCCGGCCAGAGC of the candidate division TA06 bacterium genome contains:
- a CDS encoding M28 family peptidase produces the protein MKKASSKTSLFTKAAGRLRAVAAMFIIAAGFLWIGMVPLAPPPALSDNAAPDLFSAGRALRHVEAISQSPRPIGSAGHSLTAEYITAELKLLGIETRRQETSTAFSPEGRVTVSGRVVNIAGRIKGTNGGGSIVLVAHYDSEPTTCGAGDNGAAVAALLETARALSLDRRFKNDVIFLFSDGEETDLLGARAFISEHPWAKNIGMVMNFEARGVTGPAIMFQTCGNDLLLAKEFSKAVKRPLAYSFSQEIYRVMGNITDFNVFKEAVCPGYNFAFIDGAYAYSNMFDTPGSLDNRSLQHHGDYALGLVRSQGDEDLSRLRLQSDAVFFSLPWYGLAVYSRQAATLLVVCIILLFFLLLIWGVMKKTLSIKGVLGGSLAALLSIIVASVAAHFLWQLLKGIQPGSLKLFWNKPLSAAIVLLGLSLTALVQRWAAGKTGLKNLMAGWLFWIMLFLAAASLWAPGASYLFAWPLLGGLAGLSLMMLESRSIPIETSITAAFALWAGPALVLAAPALYLVFTAMTLELAGLLIVPAILFSGPLVQMVLMVSKKRSMIFGVSLFVLFLILTGLECFRLNAEKDFPREDVLFYCLNADSSSAIWASSDQKPDEWTIEFFGPQPGRRRIENYLPAVRAREFLAAPAPVFPLPAPEMKVLEDRDTLGFRRLSFRIKTVRQALVIYVSINQEAELLECTIDGKTVRVNTGNQSAAPTAWSIDCYKPPVTGVVISVLLKKHCPVDISVTDRTEGFESFPGYKVKPRPAYITPAPVGFGNAVFVTKIHHL
- a CDS encoding immune inhibitor A, producing the protein MSKWLVVLALVVLAANAFAIPANPRPRTLTQPDGSKFQATLKGDEHFHFAETADGYSIVQNEKGYWTYAKQENGLLVATNLVVGKSACDYALHLRPSADAVQALPQNAGKVINFSVEKRHKMSTDFLYGKDQTKLSAAKAASGRQYMNVVLGDFSDSTFAWYAGTEKAGQNPYTPFPYDHTAANNHNLALTNWFNFLAYGDSISPYVPDSSIVGSMSNFYKDFTMNKCWWFGSVSAVVATGITRLASVSADAPSSTYYTPALNGADATVDYDNDNNGVADGLILVHPGPGQEESSDTKDIWSMSMTGSFGTRDGVTITELIACPQNGQLGVFCHEMFHQIGGPDLYDYGYSGTPWGEWSLMDNGSYNGNLGGDKPAFPGGHLQYDVDGHIETGVDGWLTAGAVGNTDSISSLYRGDGQYTICALDSAGEARRGHVTSGIRLWRVRNNAFRDSAQVFLVELRNRTPPYEEGLPENGIIVTHLDTRMGGGSRFNDGPPTVKYYYSWVEQPGINPNTAYAAGDSLFPRQCANAAYSAQDVSPGGYAENAIDSLTIPNCKTNRGTGNGGGNGPWIYDVSDEGPTMTFKVARTGLAAATPLVGYQSSVVLDPVLLYTANNNNSIFDPWEYDSVKVTLRNTGVAITAGAACSLYVVDGEQWATVTNPGWKAVGGGAIVANGSGQSLSFAVAINKDAPKFFDITFAVAFRSTTPAYNTISYFTQRISGLVVVKTYDFQNLRVGGTTWDWRIMPSSVAVLADTVFVSNANLDHATFSSRLYAVGKNTTNNPLLPADTIRSINNRGSVHVATKYAGGIDIDNSGQLWISLQDSVYGFNRSTTVNNFFRAPNVSWGGTPMLRIRGVAFGPAVIDTIGPDPISGDSLWVYWQNYEAFSESLMLISKPASGTAVKRAGYSWDETAYGASYGGQWWNGRALENDGSSIWTSSVFMNYLMRRNPTNGQLVDIMPGPSTYGSYGTYGMAMEATNSAGVPYAPVGTAAYVPYAVGNRHYLYCASMDEAKVYKIDITGLVGATPPDSVKVTTLSATSNKIKWFKANVDKQKVFRYNLYRQVLGSTTPPTSGDLLATITHRYGAGVADSFIDNSAKGGKAAWVYTVTSSNYYTGGSWGASVNADAKAVELTSFAAATSNNSVTLNWATASELNNYQWIIKRSVDGVNYQDVATLDGAGTNPYGKSYSHTDVVEAEGIYYYQLYNVNSDGHQSLSGQLIETVGKIPVAYELSQNYPNPVGRNSTKVAFALKNPGKVSLVVYNVLGEQVKTLANDTRKAGFYTVTWNGTDDNGRQVSNGIYFYKLISGEFQSTKKLTVLK
- a CDS encoding 4'-phosphopantetheinyl transferase superfamily protein, giving the protein MEIWAVKITEPIPDPLFRELLAKTSREESKRIGSFRQSADAERALVSILLRNAVLGDKLRLSPEQLAFGKSEYGKPYLLTTEGLHFNLTHSGIWVAAVFDKQPVGIDIEEIREIDLDIAQRYFSEQEHRDLTGKSPGERIAYFYDLWTLKESYIKALGKGLSVPLGSFTIKKSPHAAISLKCQAAAGTWHFRQYKIDPGYKLSICAGSPGFPDAVTVMDINELIGRN
- a CDS encoding AAA family ATPase; amino-acid sequence: MKLEASLVRYLGQPLAEKLEGGKLSGEEAKQATEKLKKLFGSLSPYLPRGLHGRLQGLGKGEKLSAAILLADVSGFTTLSERLSRTGKEGAEEVTNIINSYFSPLIKITLKYGGDLVRFGGDSITVIFEPLPGESAGKERRSAQAAWEMAEFVKNFAEVKTSIGSFPVGLHLALHTGSFTACQVGNQADGLQYLLAGQSAATAARLEDEAEAGQILISKEMQQALAGSVRTEKKAEDSFHLQELTGQSPAGHEQQDGGEQNPETLARKIQDLAAFLPPWLFQRLITDHKSGAQSGEHTRATVLFLSFSGLDFDNDASAVAKLQNYYQVLQQTVKSYDGHINKIDSGQNGQRALILFGAPQSHEDDEIRAALCGLEMLSHQEFSYSGMHQKFGINSGYVFAGTVGSAVRREYTAMGDEVNLAARLMASASEEELLVTEATHRKCKNKFTADPLGERQFKGKVHPISIFKVTGKKEGGDDIFAKWISESKAIVGRNQERELLNQAVDKTLLGKGQIVSIVGEAGIGKSRLTRDLTSRWMEHGYSLFGGSCQSYGQAISYLPWSELLEAYLGLKKTDSPEQKAQKIEKALAIIDPQLKDWAPILGEVTGVQMPETQLTKSLDAKLRQQRLFDLVLDLAGWGASQEPLMLILEDLHWADSASMELLNYLARNIGDKAILLCLVYRPLETQHEFAAKDYHHGISLKELTPEESLELVRSLLAIEGMPPELEALILKKSQGNPFFVEEVVKSLIEQKVVDEKDGKWQVIDSEVRNVNIPDTVQGVIKSRVDRLSYETKEVLQFASVIGREFNFNLLSGIYPKKEQIKTVLADLNRFDLVLMEGDDAYLFKHIMTQEVAYDSLPFAKRRELHNTIGDQLEEIHQDKIEEAFGLLAHHYYHANNWEPAFFYSVEAGDKAKKVYANQEALAHYDRSLEIFDKMVEAGMLPELTRRIEEEIKAEEDKKALGAK